A stretch of DNA from Geitlerinema sp. PCC 9228:
TTACGGCTAACAGGCTACAGGCCAAATATAAAAAGATTTTTTTCCCTAAAGGATAGTTTCCGTTCGACAGCTGCATCGTAAATGGTTTCCAGGTTTATTTTCAGGTTTATAAGAGCTGCTTTACACTTATTTACCTTATAGTAACACTACGAAGCATTTTCCTGGAACATCAATGAATGGAGAATTTTTTGCCTTTCTTTTTGGGTGCGTAGCCGTGGGAGAAAGCAATAGGGGGCGATCGCGTTGTGTTTGGCAAGTGGAAGAACATGCGAACTTTTGTCAAGGGGGGCTGGTGCCCCAGGCAACATTTTGCGATCGCCACCAGAGCAAAATTTGTAAAACTTAACACGCACAGGTCTGCCAAGCCCCAGTAAAGGCATCCACCCTCTGATAGACTTTTACACAACAGTACCCACCGGCAGGGGGAAACTACCTCGAAAGAGGGGACGACTGGGGAGACAGCCGCCTGGTGCTGATAGTGGGAAACCCAATTCAGCCAGCGGTATCGCCAAACCAGTAACTGCCGAGCCGGAATCACCGTCCTTGCAGGGGGGTGAACTTACCAGAAAGAAAAAGCCACAAACGTGGTCTTGGAGTGGATGGTAGGCCATCTGGCGGCCCGAACCACAATTGTTGAGGTCTGGTTAAGCAAACAACAAATACCAACCGGCGTATCCGGCTGATTGGAGGGGGGATGGTTCCCCCAGAGCCAGCCACCGGTACGCTCCAAGCTCAACTAGCTGTTTTCAGCTGTTCGCGATCCGGTCGCCAGAGGTCGTGCTTTGGCAGCGGTCTCGTTCCAGCCGAATGGCGACCAGCGCACCCCAATTCCAGAATTGGTATAGCGCCCAGCAGATTTTCATCGGGAGGAAAAACTTTGATAGAAACAACGTTAGGATTGGAGATTATCGAGGTGGTCGAACAAGCCGCGATCGCATCCGGTCATTGGATGGGCAAAGGCGACAAGCATACCGCCGACCATGTGGCGGTGGAAGCCATGCGCAAGCGCCTCAACGAAATCCACATGCGCGGCCGCATCGTCATCGGCGAAGGGGAACGCGACGAAGCACCCATGCTCTACATTGGCGAAGAAGTGGGCATTTGCACCCGCGAAGACGCCGAAAAAGTTTGCAACGTACAAGAGCTCGTCGAAGTTGACCTCGCCGTAGACCCTTGCGAAGGCACCAACCTAGTGGCCTCCGGTCAAGACGGCTCCATGGCGGTGCTAGCCATTTCCGAAAAAGGTGGCTTGTTCAACGCCCCCGATATTTACATGAGCAAACTCGCCGCCCCACCAGTAGCCCGCGGTCATCTGGATATCCGCAAATCCCCCACCGAAAACCTCAAAATCCTCGCCGAATGCATGAACCGCAGCGTCGAGGAGCTGGTGGTAGTAGTCATGGACCGCTCCCGCCACAAAGAACTCATCCAAGAGATTCGCGAAGCCGGTGCCCGGGTCCGCTTGATTAGCGATGGCGACGTTTCTGCCGCCCTTTCCTGTGCCTTCTCCGGCACCAACGTCCACGCCTTGATGGGCATTGGCGCTGCCCCAGAAGGCGTAATCACCGCCGCTGCCATGCGCTGCTTGGGCGGTCATTTCCAAGGGCAACTGGTCTACGACCCCTCTGTAGTCAAAACCGGCTTGATCGGTGAAAGTAAAGAGGACAATGTTGCTAGGCTGAAAGAGATGGGGATCGAAGATCCCGACAAAATCTACACCGCCGAAGAACTTGCCTGTGGCGAAACCGTTTTGTTCGCCGCCAGTGGCATCACCCCCGGAACGCTCATGAAAGGAGTGCGTTACTTCCACGGTGGTGCCCGTACGGAATCTTTGGTCATCTCCACCCAATCCAGTACAGCTCGGTTCGTGGATACCATCCACCTGTTTGACCAACCCAAAACCTTACAGTTGCGCTAAAACAGCAACCCAGGCGTGGGGGGGTTGTTCCTTGGTTGGGCTGCGGCAGGTACCAGGAACGACCACCGCGCTAGAAGGGAGAACACCCATCCATAGCCATCCCCACGATTGCTGGGAGCAAGGCAGCTTTCAGCAACCTCCACCGTTAGGGTTTCCCAGTTCCTGCCAAAAACTGGGCGCTCGATTCCCACCGCACATCCGATAACTGGTTCCCTTTTACACTCGTACCCAAGAGGTTTCCAAACTCCCGGAGGTTTACGTATGAATATTGCCGTCGTAGGGTTAAGCCACAAA
This window harbors:
- the glpX gene encoding class II fructose-bisphosphatase; the protein is METTLGLEIIEVVEQAAIASGHWMGKGDKHTADHVAVEAMRKRLNEIHMRGRIVIGEGERDEAPMLYIGEEVGICTREDAEKVCNVQELVEVDLAVDPCEGTNLVASGQDGSMAVLAISEKGGLFNAPDIYMSKLAAPPVARGHLDIRKSPTENLKILAECMNRSVEELVVVVMDRSRHKELIQEIREAGARVRLISDGDVSAALSCAFSGTNVHALMGIGAAPEGVITAAAMRCLGGHFQGQLVYDPSVVKTGLIGESKEDNVARLKEMGIEDPDKIYTAEELACGETVLFAASGITPGTLMKGVRYFHGGARTESLVISTQSSTARFVDTIHLFDQPKTLQLR